AACCTTGCTTCCCACTTGCAAATCCTTTACCCATCTCAAACGGGTAGCCAACTTCCGATTCTCCATTTCCCTTCCTATGCTATTcctaattataatttcattaactTTATCTAAACTCTCGTTCCTTCTTCTCATTCAATACAGAGCAACATTACATTCTCCAAAGTTTATGAGATGAGCCACTCAAACGCACATGGAAGATATGACTCAAAGCAATAAATCGAATTAAATGTTGTACACAGCACGTGATAACAAGATGTAATGCGACCGGACAAGGAAAAAATGAATTTCTTCATCAAATGTAAGTATAGAAATTATGATTAGTCAAACGTAAACTGTGTATCGAAAAGgttataatagaaaaatcaaaGGAATCTGCAATTTGAATATGATGACTCGATGAGATAATATACATATAGTAAATTGTCAGCACTCAGCAGTAGTATCCAACTCTGAGAGGACAGAGAGAACAAATACTTTCCAGAATcttactataataaaataaaaaaataaaaagaagtctttaattaattatataacaatGAATTCATATAGGATTTTGGAAGGAAGTAAAGGTGGGGTGTGGTGGTGGAAGGGGACCAATACCTATGTCCCCGGAACAGGTTGCTTTCAgtgcaaaattttatttaaagattaaaaaaaattctcattattgaaaaataagCAATTTTGACCATCGTTTGTTCCCGAGGAAATCCGTGGAAAAAATTccatttcaataaaaataatagtcaaATAAATTAAGTCAGATATGACTGTGGAAGAATATTTTTCACACAAAATATAAACTGAGTCAGATAAACttaggaaaaaaatatgaccatgaacaaaaacaattttctaattcttggtatttatttttaacttaccAGGTAGCCACGGAACGCCGATTGTATCTTAACGGCGGCACTCTGCTCCGGCAACCGCAGCTGTCTAACACGCGCCGCGGCGGCAGGTCTTGTGCTATTGCTGGTACTTGTGGCGGCGGTGGCGCCGCTCGTGAGTCTGACAACCTCTGCTGCAGCGTGCGCAGCGGCTAAAGCGGCCTCGGCGACGGCGGCGGTAGCGGCGGCGACGGCGATGGCATGCTTGTTGGCGTCCAAAGGATTGGAAGAATCAAAGTGGGTGTTGAAGGCAGAGGGGGGCGGTGGCGGTGGGAGTGACTTGTTTCGGGCTGTGGGCTTGAGGAAGGCCCATCTTTTCTTGGGGGGTTTGGAGTCTGAGGATTTTTTGGCGCCGAAAATTCGACGGAGAAAGCCCATTGGTGAAGTCAAGTCATGGTGGAGAGAGAAATGAAGTGAGTTTAGTTAGAGAAAGAGAGGGAATGATAATGGAAGTTGCTGAAGAAGAGTGGAATACTTGGATTTTGTAGTTAGAGTGTCGGAGATTTGGACGTCTCATTTTGTTCCCCATACAACTTCACGCGCCTTTGCAACACCTTCTTCTTCACTCGCAATTccctgttttgtttttttcaccCACTCTCCTGTCACTAATTTTCTTATACACCAGTTAAAGTTAGAGGAGTTGGTAACAATTGAATTCtagattataattttgttagtgCAGTATGACTATCctctcaaatttcaatttttctttatcactaaactttatattatattgtttccTTTTTAAATGTCGTACGTAGGTTGTCTGGACTAATTTATTTGTAACCTCTTCTAACAAAACAActttagtttataaaaagtaaatttatttattttacttttctttcgtgtaagttgttaaatttttattgttttggtaaTGAGGTTGACAGTCATCAACACCAAACTTCTAACGATctttaatatcaaattcctaataattcttaaattatttgACAATTTAAGTCTTTTACTACAGTACtcatttatacttaaaaaatattttgatatttagattaatagataaatattcaataattagaATCGATTCTTAATCGTgcaataaatatgattatttactattttattttaaatctaatttttgtTATCAATTTAATCACGATTTAAGAATTGATaaacacattttatttataaacatgtttaatttaTAAGTCTAATCAATTATTAGGAAAATTGCCGATCAAGTGATTGTTAAGTAATAGTCGTTCAATTTCTAAAACTAACTCAGGGTATACTTTGATACTTTCCTACTAATTGAATGTAAGTCGagatacaaatttttaaaagaaagaatcgAGAAATAAAACGGATATtctcatataaataaaatataaaaatcaagttacctcaatttaacttttactccatattataacttttaattaaaaaaaaaagttcattttttgtattgaaaataaattatgattatgTATATAATGCATCGGTCTCTAGTATTATGTTTTCCCAACTAAATAGTTTTGATAGCGTtaagaaaatatcataacaaAGTATGCTAAAAACTATTGtagtttagtaaaaaaataaattaaaattagtataaaactGAAAGTTTAAATTGGGTGACTGTATAtaagaatgaatgaatgaatagtATGAATTTCTTGGTTGAGTGAAATGTATCTAACCATCTAATGTTAAGGTTTTAATTCCTAACAGAAGTATTTATTGAATGGGATCGTATATAAACACTGTGAGACATTTATGTATATTCAGTTGTCCATTCATAGTAGACGCGTGGAATTTAATGTCTAATAATCTGACGAACTACCTTTTGTGTATGACCGTGGAAGAACATCAAGGATTTGACCCGTTGAGACTAAACTCTTTTAgcattacaaattaaaaatgtttttcaatgtATTTCTATTCTGTTATAATAAAACTGCTGGGCTGGTtgtcaaacgaccaacatgcaTTAACGTATAAGCATGGCCGTCTCGCTTTTATATCTCACCAATTCTAATCTTTTATGtgttaataaaacttttataatgtattcaaaataagaagaagaagaaaaaaactagcattattttatattttcttatgtcTTGTAAGTTTTGAACAAGATACATGGATTAGAATTATCATTGTCTCTGCTCACTCTGAATACATATCTCCTAAAACTTATTTGTACGACTATcgattgaaaaaaagaaaatatttaaaacagatcatCTAACCAAAATAGGAAAGGTccagaataataaatataaaggtgcttctgtattttattttgtattttctactACTTAAACATATGTTTTGGGGAATAATTAATCTTTCAGTTCAAGCAAGGAGGGAGGCATAGTACCATCTTGCTTCTCTAAAATTGGCCAATAATTATCCTagtttttgtttatctttttcagttctttatggaagaaaaacattcttttcaatgcaaattCAGGCGATCGTGTGGCCTTTTTAGTCGTGACAGAAAAGTAACAAGACATTTTGGTTAATATGGTTGATATGGAAGTTGAGTTTTGCAAATACCAGTTTACCGTTGGTTAAGCACATTAATGAAAAGTCGGCAAATGCAAAAAACACACAATAAGCAGCTAAGTCAATGAATGTGACTTGGCGATGGGAAGATTCTATATCTGGAAAGtcaacaatattaaataagGTACTGTACAACAGAGCTACAAAGTAGTCAAATTAGAATAACACATGCGTGGAAGCAGGAAAACACAACACCAGAAAGGTCATGAATTCATTCgttaaaatgatatcaaaattcACACCACtgtaaaatcattaaaaaaaagaatgacaTTTCTGTACAAtatcagtataaaaatatataatatcaactaattaaatataacattaaaaacacttttcatacgacaatttataattaaatatcgGTACAAATTCTTTATATTACTACACAAATTTATCGAAAGTTGGGGCAAACTGACGCATGGAGATCCGAGACCCATTGTTCCaacatcaaatttttaaaagatgaaGGGGGAGGGGGGCAATAATCTGAAAATTCGTGGTTTCCAATAACGAATTATCTCTTTACCAATTTCAGAAAGATATATAATAGACTAGAGACACAACACAAGTCCATGATCTACATGACCAATATTTGGACAGGGTCCCCAATTTCGGCACAATGTCCCACCCTAGAATTTGTATCACTTAATATAACAAAGTCATGTGCTCGTGTTACAAGCTAGAGCGAGAGGATCCAGACCCACAAGTAATGTAACTATATCGTGCTACTAAAATTTCCAAGTACAGAGTTACCCAATTAAGAACACTGGATTAGCAAGATAAATAAGAACAAATATGAAGGCATGCAACTTTTTTAAATGATCATATGACCACAGTCAACTTTTAATACTTTCCatctttatattaattatatagtcTAAATTTTTAGTTCTCAcattatgaaaataacaattacTCTCATTATATATCAACTTAACAATGTATCAGAAGtttcataaacaaaaatgtATCAGAAAATTTCAGAATCATCAAGCAGAAAATCCCTAGGGCCTCCACAAGTTTTTCTCGTTCAGATTAGCAAggaaatattttgaattgtattccTTGTAAAAGCAACGgaacaaaagtaatttttttcaagtaatTAGAGGACAAAAAGGAATGTATTATGTACCGCAAAATATGGATGTATTTGtatatttcattcaaaaaatttGTGTAGCCATCGCATTCGATTATGTAATGTTCATATGAGCTACATGATATTGTATGATGAATGTTTGGTTACTTACAAAGAGGGAAGGATGATTCTGTTTCAATGCTAATGACTACATCAATCCGCACTGTACAGCAAAACATACTGATACAATCAGAAGAGTTTAGAAGAAAATGATTTAACCATTTTATTCCGTTGTACTTCATGCAGACTCGGAACTTCTGTATCTATGGTCATACAGCAAGAACGACGACGAATGAGGATTTTGGATGTCAAGATCCATTCCCTGCAACCAATATACCCAGAGCATATTTAAAAAGTTAGCGACATGAATCTTCCCAccaaaaatctttttattttttcagggTTGGGGTGATACTGAGTGTTTTGGACCAAGAGGTGTTTACCTGCCGCATCTGATTATTGATTGGCATGGACTCAAGGTAAGTGCTCTGGATTATAGGCTCCTGAGTAAAAATTTCTTAAAGTGTTATATTACATACACATGCTTGTTTCACATATGATAAAAACACTAGATGACCAGACAATTGAACACCTGCAATAGTTGAGATTGACCAGGAGAATCCTGTGGGTTAGAAAAGATGTTTTGCGGTTGCATCATGCCAGAATTAGATTGACTGTCCACCATAAGATTAGGCTGCTCATACATGCAGTTAACCACTTGATTGGCTTCAAAACTGTACAAACCCTGTATCACAAATGAAAGAATCAACAAATGTCAGTCTCTTTGGCGCGTGTATGTGTATATACACAGATATAAAAAGAGAGAACTTATTATCTCAAAAAGTTATGAGTTATGAGCACTGAGTATGTTgataattgtaaataaataattgatcaCAGTATAAACTGTCATATCtgataaatgataaaagatGACCTGCACAATCGGATTCGGTGCTGCAGGCTGAGATGAAACATATGTAGAGGGGGGGCTCGAAATACAGACAACAGTACTTTGCGGTGATTCTTCTACATTCAAAACCCTGTCAGAATCAGCTCCATTACATGTCATGGTTGTTAAGTGCCCCCTGTCTGACGTGGCTCTCCTGTCTTTTCCACCATTTGCGCTGTTAATTTCATCCTGATCCTCAATTACATGCTCATTCGGAAAGATCTTTGCAGGCTCGCTTTCTGAAGCATCTGCATCAGTATTACGTGAGGTGACAACTTCACCTTCAGCTTCCGGTGTCAAGATTTTCTCCACTCCTACCATCACTTCATCAAGTTGCCTCATAGCAAATTGATAGGCCTCCTCGGATTCAGACGCTCTTGTTGACAACTTGAGCAATTTGTGGCACAAGTCTTTGTAACAGCTAGCAACAACCCTTTTAGGATTATCTTGCATTTTACATTGCCTAATCTCTCTAAGATTTCCCATCCTCGCATCTTCAGTCCATCTCTCCAAGATGTACTGAGGTGGAACTACTTTTATGTTTCTTTGATCAAGAACTTTAAGCGCATGATCACACAGAAATCCAACACGGTCAAACTTCATACAACTGCAGACAACTGTGCCATCAGAGGAATTGAAGGTGACAGTGTATTGTCTGTTATGCCCAAATGTATTTGCTTTGTACTGAAACAATGATCCATTTCTACTGTGTTGATTAACAATAACATTCAAAGACTTCTCATATGCTCGCTGAAATACTTCAAATGCTCTTGGTGTATAAATATTACTTGCATGCTTCAACAGAACCACATTACCCATTAGTCTTGGCAAACACCTGCTCATTTCATCACTAGCTTCTATTTCTTTATAACGCTGTTCACCTACTACCCTTTCAAAATGCTTAAAAAATTGAACGACATCAGTTTCAGGATTTAGATAACTTCTAAACTTATGAGACAAAATCTCAGCTAAATGAAAGCCTTTGATGTCTACAAAAAATGTATTCCGACCAAAGACAACAGcccatttctctctttctctataCATCCATCTCAGCCATTCATTTTGCTGCAGATTATACTTCTCTAGCACAGTTTCCCAAGAATGAGTAAATTCTTCCTCATCCTTGGGGTCATAAATAGTGCTCCGCAGATCATTTGCAAGAGATTCTGCATCCTTTACAACATGACTGAGGTGTTTCAAAGTGTTCTCATACAACTGCCATACACATGTACAATGATTTGTGTCAGGTAAAACTGTATTGACTGCTTCAATGATTACAGCTTCTTGTTCTGTGAGAATGGCCTTTGGCTTTTTCCCGGACATAGCATTAATGAAAGTTCGAAATAACCAAGTAAATGATTCAATGGAACCATCATACAAAAAAGCAGCAGCAAATATTAAAACTTGTCTGTGATGGTTAACACCTAAAAACTGTACAAGTGGCCGAAGATCTTCATTCGTTCTGCAAATTGTATCCAAACAAATGACATCTCCAAAGTGATCAAAATCCACGACCATGCTGTCGTCAGACCAAAAAATATTGCTAACCTTGTCATCAACATCAAGCTGTATGGCATAAAAAAAGGCTGGATTTTCGAAGTGCTGCCTTTGGAAGTAACAAAGCAAACGCCCTGCTTCTCCTTCCCTCATATCTCTTTCCCTTGCACAATGAAGATAGCTGTCATAATTCATTGAAAGTATATCAAGAGATTCGtgtgcagttatttttttattcaacataTCTAATGCTGACTCTGATTTTGGTCCCAAACTATTGTTTGATTCAGCTTCCCCAGCTCGAGCAACACTAAATTCATTTAGCAAGTTTACCACGTTAGCATTGTTAGGGTTTACATTGTCATGATTATGTTCTGCTTCAAAATGGGTGACCTGGTATTTTCCATTTGGCTGCCGAGTGACGATCATATGCGCCAAGCAGCCAGTTCTCGTTTCCTTCCTATGCTTCTTTACATTGACATCTCTTTTGTCTTTCCTGCGGTACCCTTCTTTGGAGCAGGTAAACTTCCTAGACACCACCTGACCATGCACCTTACTCCTATTTATCCAATCTTTTCTAACATTGAAACCCACCAAAGTGGCATACTTATTATAGAATCGGTATGCATGATCATCAGACTCGAATTCTGCACCAATTCCCAAAACAGTATTTGTGCTGTGTACACTTTTTGATGGAGGACAAGATTGATTGTCAATAGCATGAGCAATGATTGGACTACAACAGTTCTGCTCCACATTCAAGTCCAAGTTATTGGACATCTGAGGTCCAACATCAACACCAGCTTCATGCAAAATACCAAACCCATTTCGATTCCCGTCCATTTATAACCTTCACCCAATTGGGAGACGAGCAAATTAATGATAAACATCTATAAAAAAAGTCTACTAACTCACCATACTCACTCATTCTGATTGAATGATAGTGTAAAAAatgcatatataatttatttttaactcaatttgcttaattcgtaaaaaaaaaatatggatcaGAAATTAAACCCAAAAATTACTGAGAATTAAGTTCATGCTAAATCAACAAATAATTGTTTCAAAATCCACTTAGTTTCACTTTGCAATTTTTTAGTGGATAATAATCAATCGGTGCTAGTAAAACATTATGCAGCTATTGTTATTCCAGTGCAAACAACCTTACCAGTAGTTATAGAGAGGAACAAAGTAGTCGAGGAATCTAAGAGGATGAAGCACAATTAGGGTTTGAGACAGAGCAAGTAATCCATGGAAGGAACAAGATACCAACACCGTCCATGACCTTTGGGATATAATCAAATAGGAGAACTTTATGTCTTGAATCGTAGGACGCATTCGAATATAGATAATTGCAGAAATACGTGAATTATAGGTGCTTCCATCCCTGACAGTTGGTGAGCTCGAAGAAATACCTGAAATGGCAACTCTGCAAACCCTAGCAAGATGAAGATAGGAGAAGACTAGAAACCCTTCTGATTCTCTTCATACAAAATTTACGGTTAAAACTCAAAGTGACAGTTATTTTCTTAAGAGTAATTATAACATCTAATGTTCTTTACAGTAAATTGTTTTTCcctaatctaaaatatttttattagattattCTTGGTCTCCTCTCTTCTTacattaaatgtatattttatataatgtcattgtaatttttggaatatgtttttcatttaagCTATATCACTTTTACATTTTAGGAACTGACTCTTACACAATTCATTTAAAAgcaatgttttataaatataatataataacaattatattttatatataatataaatataatgagtggttatagtttatttatagagttaaatatgtttttttcttttaatttataattaaaattgaaattaatcatCTTTAAAACTTTAGATTATTTAGTCAATTATCTTCAAAACTGTGTTAAACAGTTTAAATAACTCAAATGCTATCAATAAAATacgtttaaaatattaaataaacttaacagaATTTcgttaaaagaactaaatccacatatttataaaattgagagactaaattagactaaagttttgaagaaaaactaattcaaattttcactCAAAGTTAAagaatcaaaaacatatttaactcttatttatataaatattagaataatataacaagcaaaagacaaatttttattacaatttttttaaaacaatttataatataaaagttaaatacacattttaaataattaaatataaattgtttcatatatttacaattggagaaaatataataatatagtatccttttatcaaaaattcaaattataccggaataaattttattaaaaactggTGGAAATATGATGTAATAAAAtccatattaaatttattaaaattattaaaaattttat
This genomic interval from Vigna radiata var. radiata cultivar VC1973A chromosome 8, Vradiata_ver6, whole genome shotgun sequence contains the following:
- the LOC106772397 gene encoding protein FAR1-RELATED SEQUENCE 5 yields the protein MDGNRNGFGILHEAGVDVGPQMSNNLDLNVEQNCCSPIIAHAIDNQSCPPSKSVHSTNTVLGIGAEFESDDHAYRFYNKYATLVGFNVRKDWINRSKVHGQVVSRKFTCSKEGYRRKDKRDVNVKKHRKETRTGCLAHMIVTRQPNGKYQVTHFEAEHNHDNVNPNNANVVNLLNEFSVARAGEAESNNSLGPKSESALDMLNKKITAHESLDILSMNYDSYLHCARERDMREGEAGRLLCYFQRQHFENPAFFYAIQLDVDDKVSNIFWSDDSMVVDFDHFGDVICLDTICRTNEDLRPLVQFLGVNHHRQVLIFAAAFLYDGSIESFTWLFRTFINAMSGKKPKAILTEQEAVIIEAVNTVLPDTNHCTCVWQLYENTLKHLSHVVKDAESLANDLRSTIYDPKDEEEFTHSWETVLEKYNLQQNEWLRWMYREREKWAVVFGRNTFFVDIKGFHLAEILSHKFRSYLNPETDVVQFFKHFERVVGEQRYKEIEASDEMSRCLPRLMGNVVLLKHASNIYTPRAFEVFQRAYEKSLNVIVNQHSRNGSLFQYKANTFGHNRQYTVTFNSSDGTVVCSCMKFDRVGFLCDHALKVLDQRNIKVVPPQYILERWTEDARMGNLREIRQCKMQDNPKRVVASCYKDLCHKLLKLSTRASESEEAYQFAMRQLDEVMVGVEKILTPEAEGEVVTSRNTDADASESEPAKIFPNEHVIEDQDEINSANGGKDRRATSDRGHLTTMTCNGADSDRVLNVEESPQSTVVCISSPPSTYVSSQPAAPNPIVQGLYSFEANQVVNCMYEQPNLMVDSQSNSGMMQPQNIFSNPQDSPGQSQLLQEPIIQSTYLESMPINNQMRQGMDLDIQNPHSSSFLLYDHRYRSSESA